Proteins from a genomic interval of Nostoc sp. TCL240-02:
- a CDS encoding NACHT domain-containing protein, whose product MIINPEQVINAIIAIANPLIKEKIRRNETVIKLLQQFNLDPEHPPADFSGVYAYTLVEYGVGKPKPVLELFRQEAIKQAFRKAFDHNNPSILLSEVDAWLDAYSLGDDIKSLGVDIRREIAAFYIVFAEVAKRTRNPADTLMSQQIGSLQKRIVNIQELLDRLPTLEGIRIEMARLAAQNYPALLEAETSTENKCRAIALAQQMRGWFETLNYRFEKYEIWGDSYFEWIINVPTRRNRYDRILIRGIEGEVGLKDVAVLRSSVKQQRTDEGWLVTARRIARAARNEVEKEENRHLGCYTFDELIDQDADFSDYLDWLEAEIIRRQIDIKYVPLACTKEEIDPDTKQRIGISHYSDRDGWIDGYIDMWLDDPAKEHISILGEFGTGKTWFAFHYAWVALQRYRDAQKRGVERPRLPLVITLRDFAKAINVENVLAGFFFTQHNIRLTSEVFDQLNQMGKLLLIFDGFDEMAAKVDRQQMINNFWELAKVVVPGAKVILTCRTEHFPEAKEGRALLNAELQASTKQLTGETPQFEVLELEKFNDDQIRLVLSHQTEAATVEQVMGNPQLLDLARRPVMTELILEALPDIEAGKPVDMSRVYLYAVRRKMERDIKSDRTFTSLAEKLYFLCELSWEMLSTDQMSLNYRLFPDRIRRLFGSVVQEEKDLDHWHYDMMGQTMLIRNADGDYTPAHRSLLEFFVAYKFVAELGALASDFTDLARVRFQINHDAAPVDYSWSAYFSCQVDAAEEILPTPALKGFISESLEKLRVTFGKAPLTKAVMDLLVGMVDVEVKESVTKIIEGTRGKSEDEVGYVGGNAATVLVKVDRTALEGKDLSGTVIKGADFSSVSLRGLTLTKASLNESFFTEALGRVLTVAFSPDGKLFATGEANCSIRLWQVENSEHISTLQDHTDWVRSVAISNDGKFLISGSDDKTVKIWDISKGKCLRTLQGHTSRVYSVAITSDASIVVSGSSDKTLKVWNPHTGECLRTLQGHSATVYSVAIYSDSSIVASGSWDETIKLWNFQTSECLKTWHGHTGRILSVAITSNGRKLISGGDDTIIKLWNINTGECEKIFQGHTNKILSITFSSDDKTIVSSSVDQTVKIWNINTKECLKILQGHQNSIWAVDITNNTIVSASSDSTIKLWDTSTGECLNTIYGYTSMVYSVCLSADNRILASSGDDGQIKIWDVKTGNYLRSLQGHKSRVWSVAINSECTLLASGGGDNTVMIWDIHTGKCWTIMGEQKGQYNSSVYSVAISPDSRFVAAATGESTVKLWNILTSECIHNLQGHTGRLWSVAISYDNAVLASCSDDQTVRLWDIHTGECLSILQAHDSSVNSVLFSLDGKTLFSSSDDQTIKIWDIESRKCLKTLQGHTNRVLSMAIVNDLVIVSSSSDQTIKLWDIYTGECLKTLQGHSNSVWSVTVSNDGATIISGSWDETIKFWDVQSGNCFKTLDNKPYAGMNITDIKGLTLAQIATLKTLGALEDREQILGDT is encoded by the coding sequence ATGATAATTAACCCAGAACAGGTCATCAACGCTATTATTGCGATCGCTAATCCTTTAATTAAGGAAAAAATTCGGCGCAATGAAACTGTAATTAAATTACTTCAGCAGTTTAACCTCGACCCAGAGCATCCACCAGCAGATTTTAGTGGGGTTTATGCATACACACTGGTAGAGTACGGTGTTGGGAAACCTAAGCCTGTTTTAGAACTTTTTCGCCAAGAAGCAATAAAACAGGCTTTCCGCAAAGCATTTGACCATAATAACCCCTCAATTTTGCTTTCTGAGGTTGATGCTTGGCTTGATGCATACTCGTTGGGTGATGACATTAAAAGTTTGGGAGTTGACATTAGACGGGAAATTGCTGCGTTTTATATTGTTTTTGCGGAAGTTGCTAAACGTACTCGCAACCCAGCAGATACACTGATGAGTCAGCAAATTGGCTCTTTACAAAAACGCATTGTAAATATCCAAGAACTACTTGACAGGTTGCCGACACTGGAAGGTATTCGTATAGAGATGGCGCGGTTGGCTGCACAGAATTATCCTGCACTGCTGGAGGCTGAAACATCTACCGAAAATAAATGTCGAGCTATAGCCTTGGCTCAACAAATGCGCGGTTGGTTTGAAACCTTGAACTATCGCTTTGAAAAATATGAAATTTGGGGCGATTCATATTTTGAGTGGATTATCAATGTCCCAACCCGGCGTAACCGATATGACCGCATCCTCATCCGGGGAATTGAGGGCGAAGTTGGACTCAAAGATGTAGCAGTTTTGCGTTCTTCTGTGAAACAGCAGAGAACTGATGAAGGTTGGTTAGTAACAGCCAGAAGGATTGCACGCGCGGCGCGAAATGAGGTAGAAAAGGAGGAAAATCGCCACTTAGGTTGTTATACTTTTGACGAACTCATTGACCAAGATGCTGATTTTAGCGATTATCTCGATTGGTTAGAAGCAGAAATCATTCGGCGGCAAATAGATATAAAATACGTTCCTTTAGCTTGCACAAAAGAGGAAATTGACCCCGATACTAAACAGCGTATTGGCATCAGTCACTATAGCGATCGCGATGGTTGGATTGATGGTTATATTGATATGTGGTTGGACGATCCCGCCAAAGAGCATATTTCTATACTAGGAGAATTTGGTACGGGGAAAACTTGGTTTGCCTTCCATTATGCTTGGGTGGCATTACAACGTTACCGAGATGCCCAAAAACGTGGTGTTGAACGTCCCCGTTTGCCTTTGGTAATTACGCTGCGAGATTTTGCCAAGGCGATAAATGTCGAGAACGTTTTGGCAGGGTTCTTTTTTACACAACATAATATTCGTCTAACTAGCGAAGTCTTTGACCAGTTGAACCAGATGGGCAAATTGCTGCTAATTTTCGATGGTTTTGACGAAATGGCAGCAAAAGTTGACCGTCAGCAGATGATTAATAACTTTTGGGAACTGGCTAAAGTTGTAGTTCCCGGTGCAAAAGTTATTTTGACTTGTCGCACCGAACATTTTCCCGAAGCTAAGGAAGGACGCGCTTTACTCAATGCCGAGTTGCAAGCTTCTACCAAGCAACTGACAGGGGAAACACCACAGTTTGAAGTGCTGGAACTGGAGAAATTTAACGACGACCAAATTCGACTGGTATTGTCGCATCAAACGGAAGCTGCAACGGTTGAACAAGTGATGGGAAATCCGCAATTATTGGATTTAGCCCGTCGTCCGGTGATGACAGAGTTAATTTTGGAAGCTTTGCCAGATATTGAGGCGGGTAAACCTGTGGATATGTCGCGGGTTTACTTGTACGCGGTGCGACGGAAAATGGAACGGGATATTAAGAGCGATCGCACGTTTACATCTTTGGCAGAAAAGCTATACTTTTTGTGCGAACTTTCTTGGGAAATGCTGTCTACAGACCAAATGAGCCTCAATTATCGGCTTTTCCCTGACAGAATTCGGCGATTATTTGGTTCAGTAGTACAAGAAGAGAAGGATTTAGACCACTGGCATTACGACATGATGGGGCAAACAATGCTCATCCGCAATGCTGATGGTGATTATACTCCAGCGCATCGCTCACTGTTAGAATTTTTTGTAGCGTATAAATTTGTAGCAGAGTTGGGAGCGTTAGCTAGTGATTTTACGGATTTAGCGCGGGTGCGATTCCAGATAAATCATGATGCTGCACCTGTTGATTATAGTTGGTCTGCTTATTTCAGTTGTCAGGTAGATGCAGCTGAAGAGATTCTGCCAACTCCAGCATTAAAGGGATTTATAAGTGAATCGTTAGAAAAATTGAGGGTGACTTTTGGTAAAGCACCTTTAACAAAAGCTGTGATGGATTTGTTAGTGGGGATGGTTGATGTTGAGGTTAAGGAGTCGGTAACTAAGATTATTGAGGGAACGCGGGGAAAAAGTGAGGATGAGGTTGGTTATGTTGGGGGGAATGCAGCGACAGTCTTAGTGAAGGTGGATAGGACAGCGTTAGAAGGTAAAGATTTAAGTGGTACGGTGATTAAGGGGGCTGATTTTAGTAGCGTGAGTTTGCGAGGTCTTACACTCACTAAAGCAAGTTTAAATGAAAGTTTTTTTACCGAAGCCTTGGGAAGAGTTTTAACAGTAGCATTTAGCCCTGATGGTAAGTTATTTGCTACAGGAGAAGCAAATTGTTCAATTCGCTTGTGGCAAGTTGAAAATAGTGAGCATATTTCAACATTGCAAGATCATACAGATTGGGTACGTTCAGTAGCTATTAGTAATGATGGCAAATTTCTAATTAGTGGTAGTGATGATAAAACTGTAAAAATCTGGGACATAAGTAAAGGTAAATGCTTAAGAACATTACAAGGACATACCAGTCGAGTTTACTCTGTAGCAATTACCTCTGATGCTTCAATCGTGGTTAGTGGTAGCAGTGATAAAACACTAAAAGTTTGGAATCCACATACAGGAGAATGTTTAAGAACTCTACAAGGGCATTCAGCAACAGTTTATTCAGTTGCAATTTATTCTGATAGTTCAATAGTAGCAAGTGGTAGTTGGGATGAAACAATAAAATTATGGAACTTTCAAACAAGTGAATGCTTAAAAACTTGGCATGGACACACAGGTCGGATATTATCTGTGGCAATCACCTCTAATGGAAGAAAACTTATTAGTGGTGGCGATGACACAATAATTAAGCTGTGGAACATTAATACAGGAGAATGTGAGAAAATTTTCCAAGGGCATACTAATAAAATACTATCAATAACCTTTAGCTCTGATGATAAAACTATAGTTAGTAGTAGCGTTGACCAAACGGTAAAGATTTGGAATATCAATACAAAAGAATGCCTAAAAATATTACAAGGACATCAAAATTCTATTTGGGCAGTAGATATCACTAATAACACTATAGTTAGTGCTAGTAGTGATTCAACAATAAAACTCTGGGATACGTCCACAGGAGAATGTCTTAACACTATATATGGATATACCAGTATGGTTTATTCCGTATGTTTAAGTGCAGATAATAGAATTTTAGCTAGTAGTGGAGATGATGGTCAAATAAAAATTTGGGATGTCAAAACTGGAAACTATCTCAGAAGTTTGCAAGGACATAAGAGTCGAGTGTGGTCAGTAGCAATTAACTCTGAATGTACCCTGTTAGCTAGCGGTGGTGGTGACAACACGGTCATGATCTGGGATATTCATACAGGAAAGTGCTGGACTATTATGGGCGAACAAAAAGGACAATATAATAGTTCAGTATATTCAGTAGCTATCAGCCCTGATAGTAGATTTGTAGCTGCTGCTACTGGGGAGAGTACAGTAAAACTATGGAATATTCTTACTAGTGAATGTATTCATAATCTACAGGGTCATACAGGTCGATTATGGTCAGTGGCAATTAGTTATGATAATGCAGTTCTAGCTAGTTGCAGTGATGATCAAACAGTCAGGTTGTGGGATATACATACAGGGGAATGTCTTAGTATTCTGCAAGCACATGACAGTTCTGTCAATTCTGTATTATTTAGCCTTGATGGTAAAACTTTATTTAGTAGCAGTGACGACCAAACAATCAAAATATGGGATATCGAGAGCAGGAAGTGCTTGAAGACATTACAAGGGCATACTAATCGAGTGTTATCAATGGCTATTGTTAACGACTTAGTTATAGTTAGTAGCAGTTCTGACCAAACTATTAAACTCTGGGATATCTACACAGGAGAATGTTTAAAAACTCTCCAAGGACATAGTAATTCAGTTTGGTCAGTTACAGTTAGTAATGATGGCGCAACCATAATAAGTGGTAGTTGGGATGAAACAATTAAGTTTTGGGATGTTCAGTCGGGTAATTGTTTCAAGACACTTGACAATAAGCCTTATGCTGGCATGAATATCACAGATATTAAAGGCTTAACCTTAGCTCAAATTGCCACTCTCAAAACGTTAGGTGCATTGGAAGATAGAGAACAAATTTTAGGCGATACCTGA